In the genome of Coregonus clupeaformis isolate EN_2021a chromosome 1, ASM2061545v1, whole genome shotgun sequence, one region contains:
- the LOC121567109 gene encoding leucine-rich repeat-containing protein 4B — protein MRVVMVTSPSTPSPLLWLVQLLLWLHHHGPQLTEAAPPCPNPCSCSNQASRVICTRKSLVEVPDSISVNTRYLNLQENTIEVIKSDTFKHLRHLEILQLSKNHIRQIEVGAFNGLPNLNTLELFDNRLTLVPSQAFEYLSKLRELWLRNNPIETLPAYAFHRVPSLRRLDLGELRKLDYISEAAFEGLVNLRFLNLGMCGLKDIPNLTPLVRLEELELSGNQLGNVRPGSFQGLVSLRKLWLMHSKVTVIERNAFDDLKNLEELNLSHNTLHSLPHDLFTPLHQLERVHLNHNPWVCNCDVLWLSWWLKETVPSNTTCCARCHAPPGLKGRYIGELDQSHFTCYAPVIVEPPTDLNVTEGMAAELKCRTGTSMTSVNWLTPNGTLMTHGSYRVRISVLHDGTLNFTNVTVQDTGQYTCMVTNSAGNTTATAVLNVSTSDSSNPFSYFTTVTVETVETNNGEDSAARQYINETYVPPDYLGPTVSGGVLGKGRAGFTISPSRSSLSSLSPRATRATEKAVTVSIMEVTNIPGLDDVMKTTKIIIGCFVAITFMAAVMLVVFYKLRKQHQLHKHHGPTRAIEIINVEDEIGAGAGSGISGGSTMQSGCGGDGTLRMHHPEIVNLPNIGRSEHLNHYYKANNFNNNVMGLSIGTGAGAGTLSNKNNPSPLNQQGQDIPISCTQVPITSATFQTMSGNGTNTNPLSVSPPLPMSLPMSPMGLHGSIKGFMGQNQNPQMEPLLFKGNSKENVQETQI, from the exons ATGCGTGTTGTCATGGTGACCAGCCCCTCCACCCCTTCCCCCCTCCTCTGGTTGGTCCAGCTTTTACTTTGGCTCCACCACCATGGACCTCAGCTAACAGAGGCCGCGCCCCCATGTCCCAACCCCTGTAGCTGCTCCAATCAGGCAAGCCGAGTCATCTGTACAAGGAAGAGTTTAGTGGAAGTACCGGACAGTATTTCTGTGAACACAAGATACCTTAACCTACAAGAGAACACGATTGAG GTGATAAAGTCTGACACGTTCAAGCACCTGCGGCATTTGGAAATCCTGCAGCTCTCCAAGAACCACATCCGACAGATCGAGGTGGGCGCGTTCAATGGCCTGCCCAACCTCAACACCCTGGAGCTCTTCGACAACCGCCTCACGCTGGTACCGTCGCAGGCCTTTGAGTACCTCAGCAAGCTGCGGGAGCTCTGGCTACGGAACAACCCCATCGAGACGCTGCCGGCATATGCCTTCCACCGCGTTCCCTCCCTGCGCCGTCTCGACCTGGGCGAACTCAGGAAGCTGGACTACATCTCTGAGGCCGCCTTCGAGGGCCTGGTCAACTTGCGTTTCCTGAACCTGGGTATGTGCGGTCTGAAGGACATCCCCAACCTCACACCCTTGGTCCGACTGGAGGAGCTGGAGCTGTCTGGGAACCAGCTGGGGAATGTCCGGCCCGGCTCCTTCCAGGGCCTGGTGTCGCTGCGCAAACTGTGGCTCATGCACTCCAAGGTGACGGTCATTGAGCGCAATGCCTTcgacgacctgaagaacctggAGGAACTCAACCTGTCCCACAACACTTTGCACTCGCTGCCCCACGATCTCTTCACCCCGCTGCACCAGTTGGAGCGGGTGCACCTCAACCACAACCCCTGGGTGTGCAACTGCGATGTCCTGTGGCTTAGCTGGTGGCTGAAGGAGACGGTGCCCAGTAACACCACATGCTGTGCCCGCTGCCACGCGCCCCCAGGCCTGAAGGGCCGGTACATAGGTGAGCTGGACCAGAGCCACTTCACATGCTACGCTCCTGTCATTGTAGAGCCACCCACCGACCTCAATGTCACAGAGGGCATGGCTGCCGAACTGAAGTGTCGCACCGGCACCTCCATGACGTCTGTCAACTGGctcaccccaaatggcaccctcatGACGCATGGGTCGTACCGTGTCAGGATCTCAGTCCTTCACGACGGAACCCTGAATTTCACCAATGTGACTGTGCAGGACACGGGCCAATACACCTGCATGGTGACCAACTCCGCCGGCAACACCACGGCAACCGCAGTGCTCAACGTGTCCACCTCCGACTCCAGCAACCCTTTCAGCTACTTCACCACCGTCACTGTGGAAACCGTGGAAACTAACAATGGGGAGGATTCCGCTGCAAGGCAGTACATCAACGAAACCTACGTACCGCCAGATTACCTGGGTCCCACTGTTTCAGGAGGGGTACTGGGTAAAGGCAGGGCTGGATTCACCATATCTCCATCacgctcatctctctcctctctgtccccacGAGCCACCAGAGCCACTGAAAAGGCAGTCACAGTGTCGATAATGGAGGTCACGAACATCCCTGGCCTGGACGATGTGATGAAGACCACCAAGATCATCATCGGCTGCTTCGTGGCCATCACCTTCATGGCGGCCGTGATGCTGGTGGTCTTCTACAAGCTGAGGAAGCAGCACCAGCTGCACAAGCACCACGGCCCCACCCGCGCCATCGAGATCATCAATGTGGAGGATGAGATCGGTGCCGGGGCCGGGAGCGGCATCTCAGGGGGATCGACTATGCAATCCGGGTGCGGAGGAGACGGAACCTTGAGGATGCATCACCCGGAAATAGTCAACCTTCCCAACATCGGGCGATCAGAGCATCTTAACCATTACTACAAGGCCAATAATTTCAACAACAACGTGATGGGTCTGAGCATTGGGACAGGGGCAGGCGCCGGTACTCTAAGTAACAAGAATAACCCGTCCCCACTTAACCAGCAAGGCCAGGATATCCCCATCTCCTGTACACAGGTTCCAATCACCTCAGCCACTTTCCAGACCATGTCCGGAAACGGCACCAACACCAACCCTCTTTCTGTTTCCCCACCTCTGCCGATGTCCCTCCCCATGTCCCCCATGGGATTACATGGATCGATCAAGGGTTTCATGGGTCAGAACCAGAATCCACAAATGGAGCCTCTTCTGTTCAAGGGAAACTCAAAGGAAAACGTTCAAGAGACTCAAATCTGA